One genomic region from Clostridium saccharobutylicum DSM 13864 encodes:
- a CDS encoding PTS sugar transporter subunit IIA — protein MLQELIEKKRYSFHEGFNNWEEAVEASCKPLIEDGAIDHDYVDAIIANVKKYGPYIVIAPDICIPHAQEGVVGVNETAVCFMRSKNPVHFSDDPDQDARLFFVLASTDNNVHLENLSKLVGLIEDESTVEKLIEANSVEDLKAILEI, from the coding sequence ATGTTACAAGAATTAATTGAGAAAAAGAGATATTCATTTCATGAAGGATTTAATAATTGGGAAGAAGCAGTTGAGGCTTCGTGTAAACCTTTAATTGAAGACGGAGCAATAGATCACGATTATGTTGATGCGATAATAGCTAATGTAAAAAAATATGGACCATATATAGTTATAGCTCCTGATATTTGCATTCCTCATGCCCAAGAAGGTGTAGTAGGAGTTAATGAAACAGCAGTATGCTTTATGAGAAGTAAAAATCCAGTTCATTTTAGTGATGATCCAGATCAAGATGCAAGATTATTCTTTGTATTAGCATCAACAGATAATAATGTGCATTTAGAAAACTTATCTAAGCTAGTTGGTTTAATAGAAGATGAATCTACAGTAGAAAAATTAATTGAAGCAAATTCTGTAGAAGATTTAAAAGCAATACTTGAAATTTAA
- a CDS encoding ribonuclease J — protein sequence MIPLGGLGEIGKNMTAFEYKDEIIVIDCGLAFPDEDLYGIDIVIPDVTYLINNKDKVKGFFITHGHEDHIGGLPYVLKQINVPIYGAKLTIGLIEGKLEEHKMLRDCTLHVVEVGELIKFENFKIEFIRTNHSIPDSCSIALYTPIGTIVHSGDFKVDFTPIDEQVLDLQRYAQLGKKGVLLLMADSTNALHKGYTMSEKTVGETLENLFEKATGRIIVSTFASNVHRLQQISDCARKNNRKIAFSGRSMENISRVAIDLGYLFIPEGMIISLDEIQNYENNRITIITTGSQGESMAALTRIASSTHRKIQIQKGDMVIISASPIPGNEKAVSNVINDLTQKGANVIYKAIEDIHVSGHACEEELKLMQALLKPKFFIPLHGEYRHLIAHAKIAQTMGVDKSNIFILDTGDIFELSKNKGEIIGKAPSGRILIDGMGIGDVGNMVLRDRKNLAEHGMITVVVTIDRRSKIVLGGPDIISRGFVYMRDSEELIREIRGIVLKCVEGCLERNITQWAEIKNTIRREVDNFVYMKMKKKPMILPVIVEI from the coding sequence ATAATTCCACTAGGTGGATTAGGGGAAATAGGAAAAAATATGACTGCATTTGAGTATAAAGATGAGATAATAGTCATAGATTGCGGATTAGCATTTCCTGATGAAGACCTTTATGGGATTGATATTGTCATTCCTGATGTAACATATTTAATAAATAATAAAGATAAGGTAAAAGGCTTTTTTATAACACATGGGCATGAAGACCATATAGGTGGTTTGCCTTATGTATTAAAACAAATTAATGTACCAATATATGGAGCAAAGTTAACTATTGGTTTAATTGAAGGTAAATTAGAAGAGCATAAAATGTTAAGAGATTGTACATTACATGTAGTTGAAGTAGGAGAACTCATAAAATTTGAAAATTTTAAAATTGAGTTTATAAGAACAAATCATAGCATACCAGATAGTTGTTCTATTGCATTATATACACCTATAGGTACTATTGTACATAGTGGAGATTTTAAGGTTGATTTTACACCAATTGATGAACAAGTACTCGATTTACAACGATATGCACAGCTTGGTAAAAAGGGTGTATTACTTTTAATGGCTGATAGTACTAATGCACTTCATAAAGGTTACACTATGTCAGAGAAGACTGTAGGTGAAACATTAGAAAATCTTTTTGAAAAGGCAACTGGAAGAATTATAGTGTCTACATTTGCGTCTAATGTACATAGACTACAGCAAATTAGTGATTGTGCTAGAAAAAATAATAGGAAAATAGCCTTTAGTGGAAGGAGTATGGAAAATATTTCTCGAGTGGCTATTGATTTAGGATATCTGTTTATACCAGAAGGTATGATAATAAGTTTAGATGAAATTCAAAATTATGAGAATAATAGAATTACAATTATAACTACTGGAAGTCAAGGTGAATCTATGGCGGCGCTTACTCGAATAGCATCATCAACTCATAGAAAAATACAAATACAAAAAGGGGATATGGTTATTATTTCAGCATCTCCAATACCTGGTAATGAGAAAGCTGTATCAAATGTGATAAATGATTTAACTCAAAAAGGTGCAAATGTAATATACAAAGCTATAGAGGATATACATGTTTCAGGTCATGCTTGTGAGGAAGAACTTAAATTAATGCAAGCATTATTAAAACCAAAGTTTTTCATACCATTGCATGGTGAATATAGGCATTTGATAGCACATGCTAAAATAGCACAAACTATGGGTGTAGATAAGTCAAATATATTCATTTTAGATACTGGTGATATATTTGAATTATCAAAAAACAAAGGTGAAATAATTGGCAAAGCTCCATCAGGAAGAATTCTTATAGATGGAATGGGAATTGGTGATGTTGGAAATATGGTATTACGAGATAGAAAGAATTTAGCTGAACATGGAATGATAACAGTAGTTGTTACTATAGATAGGAGAAGTAAAATTGTATTAGGCGGGCCTGATATAATCTCAAGGGGATTTGTATATATGAGAGATTCAGAGGAATTAATTAGGGAAATAAGAGGAATAGTTCTTAAATGTGTTGAAGGCTGTTTGGAAAGGAACATAACTCAATGGGCAGAGATAAAAAATACTATAAGAAGAGAAGTAGATAATTTCGTTTATATGAAAATGAAGAAAAAACCTATGATATTACCTGTAATTGTTGAAATATAA
- the alr gene encoding alanine racemase, protein MEKILRPVWAEIDLDAIAFNMKNIKKLAQDKEVIAVVKADCYGHGAVDVAPILIENGASRLAVAVLSEGIELRKSRVTEPIMILGYTPSDFGEELINYDIEQTVYDLEYAKELSKIALSLNKKAKIHIALDTGMGRIGFIPSQESLDAVTEICGLGGLDVIGIFTHFSTSDEQNKDYTYEQFKKYTDFVTNLSKRGIQVPLKHVSNSGAIIDLKETYLDSVRAGIILYGYYPSNDINKENLSLKPALTLKTRIAHIKEMDENMYISYGRTFKTERKSIIATIPIGYADGYSRLLAPNAKVIINGKFAKVVGRICMDQCMIDVTDIEDVKINDEVIILGEDGNLKMNADDLAEIMGTINYEILCMLKERIPRVYIKNNEIVKVRNYIG, encoded by the coding sequence ATGGAGAAAATACTTAGACCTGTATGGGCTGAAATAGATTTAGATGCAATAGCTTTTAATATGAAGAATATAAAAAAATTAGCACAAGATAAAGAAGTAATAGCCGTTGTCAAAGCTGATTGCTATGGACATGGTGCTGTAGATGTAGCCCCTATACTTATTGAAAACGGAGCTTCAAGACTTGCAGTAGCCGTTTTATCTGAAGGCATTGAACTCAGGAAAAGTAGAGTCACAGAACCTATTATGATTCTTGGATATACTCCTTCAGATTTTGGTGAAGAATTAATAAATTATGATATAGAACAAACTGTTTATGACTTAGAATATGCAAAAGAATTATCTAAAATAGCATTATCACTTAATAAAAAAGCAAAGATTCATATTGCATTAGATACTGGAATGGGCAGAATTGGCTTTATTCCTAGTCAAGAATCTTTAGATGCTGTAACCGAGATATGTGGCTTAGGCGGATTAGATGTAATTGGAATTTTCACTCACTTCTCAACTTCTGATGAACAAAATAAAGATTATACTTATGAACAATTTAAGAAATATACTGACTTTGTTACTAATCTTTCAAAACGTGGAATTCAAGTACCTTTAAAACATGTTTCAAATAGTGGCGCTATTATTGACCTGAAAGAAACTTATTTAGATTCAGTTAGGGCTGGAATTATACTTTATGGATATTATCCTTCTAATGATATTAATAAAGAAAATTTATCATTAAAACCAGCATTAACTTTAAAAACTCGTATTGCTCATATCAAGGAAATGGATGAAAATATGTATATAAGTTATGGAAGAACTTTCAAAACAGAAAGAAAAAGCATAATTGCCACAATTCCAATAGGTTATGCTGATGGATATTCTAGACTGCTAGCCCCTAATGCAAAAGTAATTATAAATGGTAAATTTGCAAAAGTAGTAGGCAGAATCTGCATGGATCAATGTATGATTGATGTAACAGATATTGAGGATGTTAAAATCAATGATGAAGTCATTATTCTTGGTGAAGATGGAAATTTAAAAATGAATGCGGATGATTTAGCAGAAATAATGGGAACTATTAATTATGAAATTCTTTGTATGCTAAAAGAAAGAATTCCTAGAGTTTACATCAAAAATAACGAAATAGTAAAAGTAAGAAATTACATTGGTTAG
- a CDS encoding DeoR/GlpR family DNA-binding transcription regulator: MKKTQSIVSKRREKILDYLRTNESINTNELAERLHISPLTLRRDLQALDEEGIIVRYYGGAKLADSVNDDIIDNNDIENNDFKLKRIKKRQSIAKYAATLINDGDTIFINSSSTALLILQYLDDKRVNVITNNGKALHATIGPNIELVLTGGQVYERKQSLVGEFATYILSKVTADKCFLGVSGIASDSGISTTVLQETLINHEMINRCSGPIYILADSSKVGKRNNFSSGDINEISCLITDCDIDQNSIQGFEDKGVTVIPIDYK, from the coding sequence ATGAAAAAAACACAAAGCATCGTATCAAAAAGAAGAGAGAAAATATTAGATTACCTTAGAACAAATGAATCAATTAATACTAATGAATTAGCAGAAAGGCTACATATTTCTCCTCTTACTTTAAGAAGAGATTTACAAGCTTTAGATGAAGAAGGTATAATCGTAAGATATTATGGTGGCGCAAAACTAGCTGACTCTGTAAACGATGACATAATTGATAATAACGACATTGAAAACAATGATTTTAAATTAAAACGTATAAAAAAAAGACAAAGCATTGCAAAATATGCAGCAACTTTGATAAACGATGGTGATACTATATTTATAAATTCTAGTTCTACAGCACTGTTAATATTACAATATTTAGATGATAAAAGAGTCAATGTTATTACCAATAATGGCAAAGCGTTGCATGCAACTATAGGCCCTAATATTGAATTAGTATTAACTGGAGGTCAAGTTTACGAAAGAAAACAATCTTTAGTTGGTGAATTTGCAACTTACATTCTTTCTAAAGTAACAGCTGACAAATGTTTTTTAGGTGTTAGCGGAATTGCTTCTGATTCTGGAATAAGTACTACAGTGCTTCAAGAAACATTAATTAACCATGAAATGATCAATCGTTGTAGTGGACCAATATATATTTTAGCTGATAGTTCAAAAGTTGGTAAACGAAATAACTTTTCTAGTGGAGATATAAATGAAATCTCTTGTCTTATTACAGATTGCGATATTGATCAAAACAGTATTCAAGGTTTTGAAGATAAAGGGGTAACTGTAATTCCAATAGACTATAAATAA
- the ulaG gene encoding L-ascorbate 6-phosphate lactonase produces MSNVQDITRESWILNTFPEWGTWLNEEIAEENVKPGTFSMWWLGCTGIWVKSEGGTNLCIDFWCGSGKNTRANPYIKPQHQMARMCGGKKLQPNLRVAPFVLDPFGIKEIDAVISTHDHNDHIDVNVAAAVMQNCDSSVPFIGPQACVDKWTGWGVPKERCIVVKPGDTVKIKDIELVALESFDRTALITEPPTGDIRGTMPIDMDIKAVNYLIKTPGGNIYHSGDSHYSNYYAKHGNDYKIDVALGSYGENPRGITDKMTSVDILRMAESLKTKVVIPFHHDIWSNFQADTKEILELFDMRKDRLQYTFNPFIWQVGGKFTFPQDSTRREYHYPRGFEDCFSTEINIPYKSFL; encoded by the coding sequence ATGTCAAACGTACAAGATATTACAAGAGAATCATGGATACTTAATACTTTTCCAGAATGGGGAACTTGGTTAAACGAGGAAATAGCAGAGGAAAATGTAAAGCCAGGAACTTTCTCAATGTGGTGGTTAGGATGTACTGGTATATGGGTTAAATCAGAAGGAGGCACAAATCTATGTATAGATTTCTGGTGTGGAAGTGGAAAGAATACAAGAGCAAATCCTTACATTAAACCACAACATCAAATGGCTAGAATGTGTGGAGGAAAGAAACTTCAACCGAATTTAAGAGTAGCACCTTTCGTATTAGATCCATTTGGAATTAAAGAAATTGATGCAGTAATTTCAACACATGATCACAATGATCATATCGATGTAAACGTTGCGGCGGCAGTTATGCAAAATTGTGATTCGAGCGTTCCTTTCATTGGACCACAAGCTTGTGTGGATAAATGGACTGGCTGGGGAGTTCCAAAAGAAAGATGTATAGTCGTTAAACCAGGAGATACAGTAAAAATTAAAGATATAGAACTAGTTGCATTAGAATCATTTGATAGAACAGCATTAATTACAGAACCACCAACAGGAGACATAAGAGGAACAATGCCAATTGATATGGATATAAAGGCAGTTAATTACTTAATCAAAACTCCAGGTGGAAACATTTATCATAGTGGAGATTCACATTATTCAAATTATTATGCAAAGCATGGAAATGACTACAAGATTGATGTGGCATTAGGATCATACGGAGAAAATCCAAGAGGTATTACAGATAAGATGACATCAGTAGATATTTTAAGAATGGCAGAAAGTTTAAAGACAAAAGTAGTTATTCCATTCCATCATGATATCTGGTCAAACTTCCAAGCTGATACTAAAGAAATATTAGAACTGTTCGATATGAGAAAGGACAGGCTACAGTATACATTTAATCCATTTATATGGCAAGTTGGAGGAAAATTCACATTCCCACAAGATAGTACAAGAAGAGAGTACCATTATCCAAGAGGATTTGAGGATTGCTTCTCAACTGAAATAAACATACCATATAAATCATTCTTATAA
- a CDS encoding PTS ascorbate transporter subunit IIC, with protein sequence MEILMSMWKFFQVNILTNPAFFIGFIVLIGYLLLQRPIYEAIAGFIKATVGYLILNVAAGGLVSNFRPILAGLKDRFNLTAAVIDPYFGQTAAQSAIENVGRSFSLMMIVLLIAFIFNIVLVLFRKQTKVRTVFITGHIMVQQSSTALWMVLFCFPNIIDTQAVIMLGLLLGAYWAVSSNLTVEATQELTEGGGFAVAHQQMFGIWLTDKIAGKIGNKEKSIEHLKLPGFLSIFNDNVVATGILMMFFFGIIMGILGPDLLHQIDKTGFAADRNFLFYIMEKSLNFAVYLSILQLGVKMFVSELTESFQGISNKLLPGSMPAVDCAATYGFGHANAVTIGFLFGALGQFISIIGLVVFHSPVLIITGFVPVFFDNATFAVYANKKGGLKAAMIIPFVSGIIQVLGGAFAAHYFQLAQFGGWHGNFDFDTVWPVIGVLMKNFQYVGFGIAVVALLAIPQIQYMKNRKGYFKIAEDYDDYLNEIEEAS encoded by the coding sequence ATGGAAATATTAATGAGCATGTGGAAGTTTTTCCAGGTAAATATTTTGACAAACCCAGCATTTTTTATAGGCTTTATAGTACTTATAGGTTATTTATTATTACAACGTCCAATTTATGAAGCTATAGCAGGATTTATAAAAGCAACAGTTGGTTATTTAATTTTGAATGTAGCAGCTGGAGGACTTGTAAGTAACTTCCGTCCAATACTAGCCGGATTGAAAGATCGTTTTAATTTAACGGCTGCAGTTATTGATCCTTATTTTGGTCAAACAGCAGCGCAATCGGCAATAGAAAATGTAGGTAGATCTTTTTCACTTATGATGATAGTTCTGCTAATAGCATTTATTTTTAACATAGTATTAGTATTGTTTAGAAAACAAACAAAAGTAAGAACCGTGTTTATTACAGGTCACATAATGGTTCAACAATCTTCAACAGCTTTATGGATGGTATTATTCTGTTTTCCAAACATAATAGACACTCAAGCCGTAATAATGCTTGGATTATTACTTGGAGCTTATTGGGCAGTATCATCAAATCTTACAGTTGAAGCTACTCAAGAATTAACAGAAGGTGGTGGATTTGCAGTAGCCCATCAACAAATGTTTGGTATTTGGCTTACAGACAAGATTGCAGGAAAGATTGGTAATAAGGAAAAATCAATAGAGCACCTTAAATTACCTGGATTCTTATCAATATTTAATGATAATGTAGTTGCAACTGGAATTCTAATGATGTTCTTCTTCGGAATTATCATGGGAATATTAGGACCAGATTTATTACATCAAATAGATAAAACAGGTTTTGCAGCAGATAGAAACTTCTTATTCTATATAATGGAAAAGTCATTAAACTTTGCAGTTTACTTAAGTATATTACAACTTGGTGTTAAGATGTTCGTTTCAGAACTTACAGAATCATTCCAAGGTATTTCAAATAAACTTTTACCAGGATCAATGCCAGCTGTAGATTGTGCAGCAACTTATGGTTTTGGTCATGCTAATGCAGTAACAATTGGATTCTTATTTGGAGCATTAGGACAATTCATATCAATTATAGGATTGGTAGTATTCCATAGTCCAGTATTAATAATTACAGGTTTCGTACCAGTATTCTTTGATAATGCGACATTTGCAGTATATGCAAACAAAAAAGGTGGATTAAAAGCAGCTATGATAATTCCTTTTGTATCAGGAATTATTCAAGTATTAGGTGGAGCATTTGCAGCACATTATTTCCAACTAGCACAATTTGGTGGATGGCATGGAAACTTTGACTTTGATACGGTATGGCCAGTAATTGGAGTACTAATGAAGAACTTCCAATATGTAGGCTTTGGAATTGCAGTTGTAGCATTACTTGCAATACCACAAATTCAATATATGAAGAATAGAAAAGGTTATTTTAAAATAGCAGAAGATTATGATGACTATCTTAATGAAATTGAAGAAGCATCATAA
- a CDS encoding PTS sugar transporter subunit IIB: MLRVIAACGSGMGSSQIIKMKINKVFKKLGIDVTIQHNSVGEAKSQASNFDVVFCSEVLKSNFKRAEDSGTIVIGLKNVLSEKEIEEKIVEHVVNKK; encoded by the coding sequence ATGTTAAGAGTAATAGCAGCATGTGGAAGTGGAATGGGTTCAAGTCAAATAATAAAAATGAAAATAAATAAGGTATTTAAAAAACTAGGTATTGATGTAACAATTCAACACAATAGTGTAGGAGAAGCAAAAAGTCAGGCATCAAACTTTGATGTGGTATTTTGTTCAGAAGTTTTAAAATCAAACTTTAAAAGAGCAGAAGATTCTGGAACTATAGTTATAGGATTAAAAAATGTTTTATCAGAAAAAGAAATAGAAGAAAAGATAGTAGAGCATGTAGTTAATAAAAAGTAG
- a CDS encoding desulfoferrodoxin has translation MVTFYRCETCGNIVELIKNGGGKLVCCGKEMTKLEPNTSDGAQEKHVPVVERKDGKIHVKIGSVEHPMTDEHYIEWIAVVTDKIIERISLSPGEKPEAVFADKGHGTVYEYCNIHGLWKTEI, from the coding sequence ATGGTAACATTCTATCGTTGTGAAACATGTGGAAATATTGTAGAACTTATTAAAAATGGTGGCGGAAAGTTAGTTTGTTGTGGAAAGGAAATGACAAAGCTTGAACCAAATACATCAGATGGTGCACAAGAAAAGCATGTTCCGGTTGTAGAACGAAAAGATGGTAAAATACATGTGAAAATAGGTTCTGTAGAGCATCCAATGACTGATGAACACTATATAGAATGGATTGCAGTGGTTACAGATAAAATTATCGAAAGAATTTCATTATCACCAGGAGAAAAACCAGAAGCTGTTTTTGCCGATAAAGGGCATGGAACTGTTTATGAATATTGTAATATTCATGGATTGTGGAAAACAGAAATATAA
- a CDS encoding DegV family protein has product MNKFIITTDSTSDLPLEYLEKNNVGLLSIHVQIGEGEYLEDGSLNIKEFYDNMRQGIMLKTSQVNPEQAKIKFEQYLEEGYDILHISFSSALSGSYNSSRIAADQLQDEYKNNKIVVIDSLCASLGEGLLVYKALELKKSGKSIDEISKWIEENKLNVCHYFTVDDLNHLYRGGRISKSTAILGTMIGVKPILNVDNEGCLKAVSKVRGRKKSLITLVDNMEKLIKNSKYKNDIVFIGHADASKDAEFVANKIKERLGIESFFIAPIGAAIGTHTGPGAVTLFFMAENR; this is encoded by the coding sequence TTGAATAAATTTATAATAACTACAGATTCAACTTCAGATTTACCATTAGAATATTTAGAAAAAAATAATGTTGGATTATTGTCTATTCATGTTCAAATTGGAGAAGGAGAATACTTGGAAGATGGCTCTTTAAATATTAAGGAATTTTATGACAATATGCGTCAAGGAATTATGCTTAAGACATCACAAGTTAATCCAGAGCAAGCAAAAATAAAATTTGAGCAATACTTAGAAGAAGGATATGATATACTACACATTTCATTTTCGTCAGCACTTAGTGGAAGTTATAATAGTAGTAGAATTGCTGCTGATCAATTACAAGATGAATATAAAAATAATAAGATTGTAGTTATAGATTCTCTATGTGCGTCTCTAGGTGAAGGTCTTTTAGTGTATAAAGCTTTGGAATTAAAAAAAAGTGGAAAAAGTATAGACGAAATATCTAAATGGATAGAAGAGAATAAGCTTAATGTATGTCATTATTTTACAGTAGATGATCTTAATCATTTGTATAGAGGTGGCCGTATATCTAAAAGTACTGCAATTCTTGGAACAATGATTGGAGTAAAACCAATACTTAATGTTGATAATGAAGGATGTTTAAAAGCAGTTTCTAAGGTAAGAGGTCGCAAAAAATCACTTATTACACTGGTTGATAACATGGAGAAACTTATTAAAAACTCTAAATATAAAAATGATATTGTATTTATAGGACATGCAGATGCAAGTAAAGATGCTGAATTTGTTGCTAATAAAATAAAAGAAAGACTAGGCATTGAGTCATTCTTCATTGCGCCTATTGGAGCTGCCATTGGAACTCATACAGGACCAGGAGCTGTTACATTATTTTTTATGGCAGAAAATAGATAA
- a CDS encoding PLP-dependent aminotransferase family protein: MIFSNLEINKDEAIYLQIEKHILDGINKGELKKNSKLPSTREVSKLLNISRNSVISAYEELESKGIITTKRGIGTFVSIEGETESYEYTVDFTSKLNEYAYTLRKLDIIKSELPYKKGMISFKSISPESDLFNLDDFKRSLLDAWNFEESNLLNYGYAKGYKPLIDYFFDYMKDKRVKVNNKDILITNGFTEAFDIIIGSLTKPGDVILCEKPTHNTALKIMKSYGLKIIQIDMDKEGLNLEQLNKNLRDCVPKFGYLIPSYNNPTGIVTKTERRKEIYKLFRKYSVPIIEDGFNEELLYSSSPIEPIASLCGDGNGVIYIGSLSKILFPGLRIGWIFADEKLIDILESVKRGKTIHSSFLDQSAFYYYLKSGAFNRYVKNVRKYYRDKYNLVMNMINKYIPYEYVTGEGGLHIFIKLKNNINSRKLLDLCYNDGVIFMPGDIFYEDQNHGLDTFRIGFGRVSDEDIVKGIKIIGDNLKLLGT; encoded by the coding sequence TTGATATTTTCTAACCTTGAAATAAATAAAGATGAAGCTATTTATCTACAAATAGAAAAACATATTCTTGATGGAATAAACAAAGGTGAATTAAAGAAAAATAGTAAACTTCCGTCAACAAGGGAAGTAAGTAAACTTCTAAATATTAGTAGGAATTCTGTTATTTCTGCATATGAAGAATTAGAAAGTAAAGGAATAATAACTACTAAAAGAGGTATTGGTACATTTGTTTCTATTGAAGGAGAAACTGAAAGTTATGAATATACTGTAGATTTTACATCAAAACTTAATGAATATGCATATACACTTAGAAAACTTGATATTATTAAAAGTGAATTACCTTATAAAAAAGGAATGATTTCTTTTAAATCTATTTCTCCGGAAAGTGACCTTTTTAATCTTGATGATTTTAAGAGGTCTCTTTTAGACGCTTGGAACTTTGAGGAATCAAATCTATTAAATTATGGATATGCCAAAGGTTATAAACCTTTGATTGATTACTTTTTTGATTATATGAAAGATAAACGTGTAAAGGTAAATAATAAAGATATTTTAATAACAAATGGTTTTACCGAAGCCTTTGATATAATTATAGGTTCCCTGACTAAACCTGGAGATGTTATTTTATGCGAAAAACCAACTCATAATACAGCTTTAAAAATTATGAAATCCTATGGACTAAAGATTATTCAAATAGATATGGATAAAGAAGGCTTAAACTTAGAGCAGCTTAATAAAAACTTACGAGATTGTGTACCTAAGTTTGGATATTTAATACCATCCTATAATAATCCAACAGGGATAGTAACTAAAACTGAACGAAGAAAAGAAATTTACAAGCTCTTTAGGAAATATTCCGTTCCAATAATAGAAGATGGCTTTAATGAAGAATTACTATACTCCAGCTCTCCTATTGAGCCAATAGCATCCCTATGTGGTGATGGTAATGGGGTCATTTATATTGGAAGTCTTTCAAAAATACTATTTCCAGGTCTTAGAATTGGATGGATTTTTGCTGACGAAAAACTTATAGATATATTAGAAAGTGTAAAAAGAGGCAAAACTATTCACTCATCATTTTTAGATCAAAGTGCCTTTTATTATTATTTAAAGAGTGGAGCTTTTAATAGGTATGTAAAAAATGTAAGAAAATATTACAGAGATAAATATAATCTGGTAATGAATATGATTAATAAATATATACCATATGAATATGTAACAGGTGAAGGTGGCTTACATATATTTATTAAGCTTAAAAATAATATAAACTCAAGAAAACTTTTAGATTTATGTTACAATGATGGAGTTATATTTATGCCTGGAGATATTTTTTACGAAGATCAAAACCATGGATTAGACACATTTAGAATTGGATTTGGAAGAGTTAGTGACGAAGATATAGTAAAAGGTATAAAAATAATTGGTGACAATTTAAAATTATTAGGCACTTAA